In Gordonia iterans, the following proteins share a genomic window:
- the greA gene encoding transcription elongation factor GreA: MTDTGVTWLTPESAQRLKEELDALIANRDVIAAEINERREEGDLKENGGYHAAREEQGQQEARIRQLQDLLNNAKIGQAPTQSGVALPGSIVTVYFDDDESDTETFLIATREESIATDVEVYSPSSPLGAAILDAKVGESRSYRVPSGAEVTVTVVSAEPYQH, encoded by the coding sequence ATGACCGACACAGGTGTGACCTGGCTGACCCCCGAGTCTGCCCAGCGTCTGAAAGAGGAACTCGATGCGTTGATCGCGAATCGAGACGTCATTGCTGCGGAGATCAACGAGCGCCGCGAAGAGGGCGACCTCAAGGAGAACGGCGGCTACCACGCAGCGCGCGAAGAGCAGGGCCAGCAGGAAGCCCGCATCCGCCAGCTGCAGGATCTGCTGAACAACGCGAAGATCGGTCAGGCCCCGACCCAGTCGGGCGTCGCGCTCCCGGGCTCCATCGTCACCGTCTACTTCGACGACGACGAGTCCGACACCGAGACCTTCCTCATCGCCACCCGCGAGGAGAGCATCGCGACCGACGTCGAGGTCTACTCCCCGAGTTCACCGCTCGGCGCGGCGATCCTCGACGCCAAGGTCGGCGAAAGCCGCTCGTACCGGGTGCCCAGCGGCGCGGAGGTCACTGTGACCGTCGTGAGCGCAGAGCCCTACCAGCACTGA
- a CDS encoding queuosine precursor transporter: MAVFVGIMLISNIAATKGVGLFGGWLVTDGAFFLFPLSYVIGDVISEVYGFRAMRRTIWTGFGVLILASLVFTATIALPPLDGYENQAALEAVVGAVPQLVVASLAGYLVGEFSNSYVLVKMKEWTGESQLWARLLGSTVVGEFFDTVIFCAIAAPVIGVETWGQFVSFVAAGFLWKTLVEIIVMPATYGVIGYLKRAEPSYAQALDRV, from the coding sequence ATGGCGGTTTTCGTCGGCATCATGCTGATCAGCAACATCGCCGCCACCAAAGGCGTCGGACTGTTCGGCGGCTGGCTCGTCACCGACGGCGCCTTCTTCCTCTTCCCCCTCAGCTACGTCATCGGTGACGTAATCAGCGAGGTGTACGGCTTCCGCGCGATGCGGCGCACCATCTGGACCGGATTCGGGGTGCTGATCCTCGCATCGCTGGTGTTCACCGCGACGATCGCCCTACCCCCGCTCGACGGATACGAGAACCAGGCCGCGCTCGAAGCGGTCGTCGGAGCTGTGCCGCAACTCGTCGTCGCCAGTCTCGCCGGATACCTCGTCGGCGAGTTCAGCAACTCGTACGTGCTGGTCAAGATGAAGGAGTGGACCGGAGAGAGCCAGCTCTGGGCCCGGCTCCTCGGCTCAACGGTGGTCGGCGAGTTTTTCGACACCGTGATCTTCTGCGCCATCGCGGCCCCCGTGATCGGAGTCGAGACCTGGGGCCAGTTCGTGTCGTTCGTGGCGGCCGGCTTCCTCTGGAAGACACTGGTCGAGATCATCGTCATGCCCGCGACCTACGGCGTCATCGGCTACCTCAAGCGCGCGGAACCGTCGTACGCACAGGCGCTCGACCGCGTCTGA
- a CDS encoding DUF4307 domain-containing protein, with protein sequence MSSSDGVADQPKPQSGPRATYPVEQSPSSRRRWFLICSVAVVIAGVALAYIGFKQFGDPEVSGQAVGHEVLGSDAVEVRYTVNRKNPDAPVACIVRGRALDGSEVGRREVLIPPGAVQVGAQTTVYTSRPPVIGEVFGCTTSVPAYLKPDK encoded by the coding sequence GTGAGCAGTTCAGACGGGGTCGCCGACCAGCCGAAACCACAGAGCGGCCCGCGGGCGACGTACCCGGTCGAGCAATCGCCGTCCAGTCGTCGCCGCTGGTTCCTGATCTGCTCGGTGGCAGTGGTGATCGCCGGTGTGGCGCTGGCGTACATCGGATTCAAGCAGTTCGGCGACCCCGAGGTCTCCGGTCAGGCCGTCGGTCACGAGGTCCTCGGTTCGGATGCGGTCGAAGTGCGCTACACGGTGAACCGGAAGAACCCGGACGCGCCGGTGGCCTGCATCGTTCGCGGCCGGGCGCTCGACGGTTCGGAAGTCGGCCGGCGCGAGGTGCTGATTCCGCCAGGCGCGGTCCAGGTGGGCGCCCAGACGACTGTTTACACCTCCCGGCCACCGGTGATCGGTGAGGTATTCGGCTGCACCACCTCGGTGCCGGCCTATCTGAAACCTGACAAGTGA
- the mca gene encoding mycothiol conjugate amidase Mca, with protein sequence MAVHAHPDDESSKAAATLAKYAAAGHDVLVVTLTGGERGDILNPAMDRPGVQEKLPEIRKDEMAAAAAALGVEQTWLGYVDSGLPEGDPLPPLPEGCFALVPLEEATEKLVEVVRDFKPHVMITYDENGGYPHPDHIKCHEVSVAAFDAAGDPEAFPDAGEPWTPLKLYYTHGFIRDRIHRFSEEFEKSGQESPFKEWLAKWKREQGDLMGRVTTQVTCGEFFPQRDDALRAHATQIDPNGFFFAVPLEWQQRLWPTEEFELAQTRVQTAIPETDLFAGIEAP encoded by the coding sequence ATGGCTGTGCATGCACATCCGGATGACGAGTCCAGCAAGGCGGCCGCGACCTTGGCCAAATACGCGGCGGCCGGACACGACGTCCTGGTCGTCACGCTGACCGGCGGCGAACGCGGTGACATCCTCAATCCGGCCATGGATCGCCCGGGCGTCCAGGAGAAGCTGCCCGAGATCCGCAAGGACGAGATGGCGGCCGCGGCCGCCGCGCTCGGGGTGGAACAGACCTGGCTGGGTTACGTCGATTCCGGGCTTCCCGAAGGAGACCCGCTGCCGCCGCTGCCCGAGGGCTGCTTCGCGCTGGTGCCCCTGGAGGAGGCGACCGAGAAGCTGGTCGAGGTGGTCCGCGACTTCAAGCCGCACGTGATGATCACGTACGACGAGAACGGCGGCTACCCGCATCCGGACCACATCAAGTGCCACGAGGTGTCCGTCGCCGCGTTCGACGCCGCCGGCGATCCCGAGGCGTTCCCCGACGCCGGCGAGCCGTGGACCCCGCTGAAGCTGTACTACACGCACGGCTTCATCCGCGACCGGATCCACCGGTTCTCCGAGGAGTTCGAGAAGTCGGGGCAAGAGAGCCCCTTCAAGGAGTGGCTCGCCAAGTGGAAGCGCGAGCAGGGCGATCTGATGGGCCGGGTCACTACGCAGGTGACGTGTGGTGAGTTCTTCCCTCAGCGTGACGATGCGCTGCGCGCGCACGCCACGCAGATCGATCCGAACGGCTTCTTCTTCGCGGTCCCGCTCGAGTGGCAGCAAAGGCTGTGGCCCACCGAGGAGTTCGAGCTGGCGCAGACCCGGGTGCAGACCGCAATCCCGGAGACCGATCTCTTCGCCGGAATCGAGGCGCCGTGA
- a CDS encoding Fic family protein: protein MVWSPEVPFDALPALPPPGLDLEPKQVLKAAIDARTALATLAQAGRLLPNPNILIHAVPLLEAQASSEIENIVTTADELFRHADSGGGDHATKEALRYRSALFAGVESIKSRPLTAVTAARICSALQGRETDIRAVPGTRIANPATQRIVYAPPEGVDLIREKLSDWERFVHADDDLDPLVRMALAHYQFEAIHPFHDGNGRTGRVINILMLIEAGLLDDPILYLSRAIIARKNDYYRLLRAVTAEGAWIDWILYVLDVVRESATSTTRKISAIRSCQEDIADRARAATTGGRDAQFLAVLFEQPYCRINTVAQRCDVSRQTASSWLHALVQAGLLTDVKAGRELLFVNDDFLNVLTRPE from the coding sequence GTGGTCTGGAGCCCCGAGGTACCCTTCGACGCCCTGCCCGCGCTGCCACCACCAGGCCTCGACCTGGAGCCCAAGCAGGTGCTGAAGGCCGCCATCGACGCCCGAACTGCTCTGGCGACCCTTGCTCAGGCCGGTCGGTTGCTACCGAACCCCAACATCCTGATCCATGCGGTTCCACTGCTCGAAGCGCAGGCGAGTTCCGAAATCGAGAACATCGTGACGACGGCCGACGAACTCTTCAGGCATGCCGACTCCGGTGGGGGAGACCACGCGACCAAGGAGGCACTGCGATACCGCAGCGCGCTCTTTGCGGGAGTTGAGTCGATCAAGAGTCGCCCGCTTACGGCAGTTACGGCCGCGCGCATCTGCTCGGCGCTCCAGGGTCGGGAGACGGACATCCGGGCGGTGCCCGGAACAAGGATCGCGAACCCCGCTACTCAGCGGATCGTCTACGCACCGCCAGAGGGCGTCGACCTCATTCGTGAGAAGCTCTCGGACTGGGAACGCTTCGTCCATGCTGACGACGATCTTGATCCGCTCGTGCGCATGGCGCTGGCCCACTACCAGTTCGAGGCCATTCACCCGTTCCACGACGGCAATGGGCGAACTGGCCGTGTCATCAACATCCTGATGCTGATTGAGGCCGGCCTGTTGGATGACCCGATCCTCTATCTCTCGCGTGCAATCATCGCCCGTAAGAACGACTACTACCGGCTCCTGCGAGCCGTGACGGCCGAGGGCGCCTGGATCGATTGGATTCTGTACGTCCTCGACGTCGTCCGAGAGTCCGCAACCTCGACGACGCGGAAGATCAGCGCCATTCGGTCCTGTCAGGAGGACATCGCGGATCGCGCGCGCGCCGCGACGACGGGCGGGCGCGACGCGCAATTTCTGGCGGTGCTGTTCGAGCAGCCGTATTGCCGCATCAACACCGTCGCCCAGCGGTGCGATGTATCGCGCCAGACTGCGTCATCGTGGCTGCACGCCTTGGTCCAGGCCGGGCTCCTCACGGACGTCAAGGCCGGTCGGGAGCTTCTCTTCGTCAACGATGACTTCCTCAATGTCCTGACGCGCCCCGAGTGA
- a CDS encoding thioredoxin domain-containing protein, which translates to MINRLATATSPYLRQHAENPVHWREWSDEAFAEARERDVPVLLSVGYAACHWCHVMAHESFEDPALAGQMNDGFVCIKVDREERPDIDAIYMAATVAMTGQGGWPMTCFLTPAGEPFYCGTYYPPVPRSGQPGFGQVLAAVSDAWSRRRDEVTAASRSVTEHLRANAGPVPPGPAIDGRLVAAAVASVLDDEDPRAGGFGGAPKFPPSSMLEALLRVAEGFDGAQPADTAQPADTAQPADTAQPADTGARAVVERACAAMARGGIYDQLAGGFARYAVDANWVVPHFEKMLYDNALLLRVYAHLARLSTSSRGEQTSSRGEQTSSRGEQTSSRGEQTSSRGEQTSSRGGAGLALRVVEETVGFLDEALWTGQGYASSLDADTDGVEGLTYVWTPAQLRQVLGDDDGDWAAPLFGVTEAGTFENGQSTLQLLRDPDDTARYESVRARLLAARATRPQPARDDKVVVVWNALTVTALAEAGATLGHPEWVERAAETAESLWERHLVDDAASGTVLRRASLGGVVGEPVGALDDHAAFVTALLTLHQVTGETSWRDRALTLLDQTVELFADAGAPGAWYDATTGSLITRPRDPVDGATPAGASLMAEALLTASLLAPEPDGARYAELCDQTLTRAGLILEKMPRSAGHWLAVALARLAGPVQIAVAETADSDGTLAADVRRCAPGGAVVVAGARDSLPLLEGRGPVDGADAAYLCRGRTCDLPVGSAAELVLGSTA; encoded by the coding sequence ATGATCAACCGACTGGCAACGGCCACCAGCCCGTATCTCCGCCAGCATGCGGAGAATCCCGTCCACTGGCGCGAGTGGTCGGACGAGGCCTTCGCCGAGGCACGCGAACGCGACGTCCCCGTGCTGCTGTCGGTCGGCTACGCGGCCTGCCACTGGTGCCACGTGATGGCGCACGAGTCCTTCGAGGATCCCGCCCTCGCCGGGCAGATGAACGACGGCTTCGTCTGCATCAAGGTCGACCGCGAAGAGCGCCCCGACATCGACGCGATCTACATGGCCGCCACCGTCGCGATGACCGGGCAGGGCGGCTGGCCGATGACCTGCTTCCTCACCCCGGCCGGCGAACCGTTCTACTGCGGCACCTACTACCCGCCGGTGCCGCGGTCGGGGCAGCCCGGCTTCGGCCAGGTTCTCGCGGCTGTCTCCGACGCGTGGAGCCGGCGGCGCGACGAGGTGACGGCGGCGTCGCGGAGCGTCACCGAGCACCTCCGGGCCAACGCCGGACCGGTGCCGCCCGGGCCAGCGATCGACGGACGCCTCGTCGCCGCCGCCGTCGCGTCGGTGCTCGACGACGAGGACCCGCGCGCCGGCGGCTTCGGCGGCGCACCCAAGTTCCCGCCGTCGTCGATGCTGGAGGCGCTGTTGCGGGTCGCGGAGGGTTTCGACGGGGCTCAACCAGCGGATACGGCTCAACCAGCGGATACGGCTCAACCGGCGGATACGGCTCAACCGGCGGATACGGGTGCGCGCGCGGTGGTCGAGCGCGCGTGTGCGGCGATGGCCCGCGGCGGCATCTACGATCAGCTCGCCGGTGGCTTCGCCCGCTACGCCGTCGACGCGAACTGGGTGGTGCCGCACTTCGAGAAGATGCTCTACGACAACGCGCTGCTCCTGCGGGTGTACGCGCACCTCGCGCGCCTTTCGACAAGCTCAAGGGGCGAGCAGACAAGCTCAAGGGGCGAGCAGACAAGCTCAAGGGGCGAGCAGACAAGCTCAAGGGGCGAGCAGACAAGCTCAAGGGGCGAGCAGACAAGCTCAAGGGGCGGGGCCGGTCTTGCGCTGCGCGTCGTCGAGGAGACCGTCGGCTTTCTCGACGAGGCGCTCTGGACCGGGCAGGGGTACGCCTCCTCGCTCGATGCGGACACCGACGGCGTCGAGGGCCTCACCTATGTGTGGACACCCGCACAGTTGCGGCAGGTCCTCGGCGACGACGACGGCGACTGGGCCGCACCGCTTTTCGGGGTGACCGAAGCCGGGACGTTCGAGAACGGCCAGTCCACCCTGCAACTGCTGCGCGACCCCGACGACACCGCCCGCTACGAGTCGGTGCGCGCCCGCCTGCTCGCCGCGCGAGCCACGCGGCCACAGCCCGCGCGGGACGACAAGGTCGTGGTGGTGTGGAACGCGCTGACCGTCACCGCGCTCGCCGAAGCCGGTGCGACACTGGGGCATCCGGAATGGGTTGAGCGCGCCGCGGAAACTGCCGAGTCGCTCTGGGAGCGGCACCTCGTCGACGATGCGGCCAGCGGGACGGTACTGCGGCGCGCGTCACTCGGCGGCGTCGTCGGCGAGCCGGTGGGCGCCCTGGACGATCACGCAGCCTTCGTCACGGCCCTGCTCACCCTGCACCAGGTGACCGGCGAGACGTCGTGGCGGGACCGCGCGCTGACCCTCCTGGACCAGACCGTCGAGCTGTTCGCCGATGCCGGCGCCCCGGGCGCCTGGTACGACGCGACCACCGGATCGCTGATCACCCGGCCCCGCGACCCGGTCGACGGCGCCACGCCTGCGGGAGCGTCGTTGATGGCCGAAGCCCTCCTGACGGCGTCGCTGCTCGCACCGGAGCCCGACGGCGCACGGTACGCCGAGCTCTGCGACCAGACGCTGACCCGTGCCGGACTGATCCTGGAGAAGATGCCGCGCTCGGCTGGGCACTGGCTCGCCGTCGCGCTCGCGCGCCTGGCCGGACCGGTGCAGATCGCGGTCGCCGAGACCGCCGACAGCGACGGCACTCTGGCCGCCGACGTCCGACGATGCGCCCCCGGCGGGGCCGTCGTGGTGGCCGGCGCCCGGGACAGCCTGCCGCTGTTGGAGGGCCGCGGGCCGGTCGACGGCGCCGACGCCGCGTACCTGTGCCGGGGCCGCACCTGCGACCTCCCGGTCGGCAGCGCTGCTGAGCTCGTGCTAGGCTCGACGGCGTGA
- a CDS encoding 3-deoxy-7-phosphoheptulonate synthase: MTLASEVSPTTTNDTRVTEFTAIPSPEALRSEMPLTARRAAAVARDREEIAAILSGRDDRLIVVVGPCSVHDPVAALDYARRLAPLAAEYADTLKIVMRVYFEKPRTTVGWKGLINDPDMDDSFQVEKGLRIARRLLLDVIDIGLPVGCEFLEPTSPQYIADAVAWGAIGARTTESQVHRQLASGLSMPIGFKNGTDGNVQVAIDGVQAAAGRHAFFGIDDFGRGAVVQTAGNEDCHVILRGGTGGPNYDADSVAAAVERLRGKGLAPKVMLDCSHANSGKDHERQALVALEVAERIAADRRDGAEPAISGVMLESFLVPGAQSVGAQNLVYGQSVTDKCMGWEASAQVLASLARAGR; encoded by the coding sequence ATGACACTCGCGTCCGAGGTCAGTCCGACTACCACCAACGACACTCGCGTCACCGAATTCACCGCCATCCCTTCGCCTGAGGCGCTGCGCAGCGAGATGCCGCTGACCGCTCGCCGGGCGGCCGCGGTGGCCCGCGACCGCGAGGAGATCGCGGCGATCCTGTCCGGTCGCGATGATCGCCTGATCGTCGTCGTGGGACCGTGCTCGGTGCACGACCCCGTCGCGGCCCTCGACTACGCTCGCCGCCTGGCCCCGCTGGCCGCCGAGTACGCCGACACGCTGAAGATCGTCATGCGCGTGTACTTCGAGAAGCCGCGCACCACGGTCGGCTGGAAGGGCCTGATCAACGATCCCGACATGGACGACTCGTTCCAGGTGGAGAAGGGGTTGCGGATCGCCCGTAGACTGCTGCTCGACGTGATCGACATCGGCCTGCCGGTGGGCTGCGAGTTCCTGGAACCGACCAGCCCGCAGTACATCGCCGACGCCGTCGCCTGGGGCGCCATCGGCGCACGCACGACGGAGTCTCAGGTGCACCGCCAGCTGGCGTCGGGCCTGTCCATGCCGATCGGCTTCAAGAACGGCACCGACGGCAACGTGCAGGTGGCGATCGACGGCGTTCAGGCCGCCGCGGGGCGGCACGCCTTCTTCGGCATCGACGACTTCGGCCGCGGCGCGGTGGTCCAGACCGCGGGCAACGAAGACTGTCATGTGATCCTGCGCGGCGGTACCGGCGGACCGAACTACGACGCCGACTCGGTCGCCGCGGCCGTCGAGCGGCTGCGCGGCAAGGGATTGGCGCCCAAGGTGATGCTCGACTGCTCGCACGCGAACTCGGGCAAGGACCACGAGCGTCAGGCCCTGGTCGCCCTGGAGGTCGCCGAGCGGATCGCCGCCGACCGCCGGGACGGCGCCGAGCCGGCGATCAGCGGCGTGATGCTGGAGAGCTTCCTGGTGCCGGGAGCGCAGTCGGTCGGTGCGCAGAACCTGGTCTACGGCCAGTCGGTGACCGACAAGTGCATGGGCTGGGAGGCCAGCGCCCAGGTGCTGGCCTCCCTCGCCCGCGCCGGCCGCTAA
- a CDS encoding PepSY-associated TM helix domain-containing protein translates to MSVTIPDHPPTPETPAAEPSSRRPKAPGAGVRLLRRLHFYAGVLVAPFLLVAAVSGALYALAPATEQLIYRAQLHTDSTGPSQSIAAQIAAARAEQPDLTVTAVRPAPGAGDTTRVLFDDPSLPASTSLAVFVDPVTLQVQGSLPSYGSSGALPVRTWLSDLHRNLHLGEPGRWYSELAASWLWVIALAGVALWIAEYRKKRRSRGQGNLMTVDRKATRRARTLNWHAVTGMWIVVGLLFLSATGLTWSRFAGENVSELRSALNWTQPTVDTALTPSTGDDDDGGTHGGHDHGGHDHGGAAPTGSAGIAADNPGYADTALALARSAGVGRADAVQIAIPSDTDTAFTVTEVRAPWQFSPNTAVVDPAADRVVAVNWFADWPVAAQLASLGIALHMGLLFGLLNQLVLFAVAVALIAVIVLGYRMWWQRRPRSSHRPGRAPARGALTDLPWPVIGSVAVVAVAVGWFVPLLGWPLLAFLVIDVAIGLWRRVRATTDADAT, encoded by the coding sequence ATGTCTGTGACCATCCCCGACCATCCCCCGACACCGGAGACACCCGCCGCCGAGCCCTCCTCCCGCCGCCCGAAAGCCCCGGGAGCAGGAGTCCGGCTTCTCCGTCGTCTGCACTTCTACGCCGGGGTGCTGGTAGCCCCGTTCCTACTCGTCGCCGCCGTGAGCGGCGCGCTCTACGCCCTCGCCCCGGCCACCGAGCAACTGATCTACCGCGCCCAGCTGCATACCGACTCGACTGGGCCGAGCCAGTCGATCGCCGCACAGATCGCCGCCGCCCGTGCCGAACAGCCGGACCTGACTGTGACCGCGGTCCGTCCGGCACCCGGCGCCGGTGACACCACCCGGGTCCTGTTCGACGATCCCTCGCTCCCGGCGTCCACCAGCCTGGCCGTGTTCGTGGACCCGGTCACGCTGCAGGTTCAGGGCTCGCTACCGAGCTACGGGAGCAGCGGCGCACTGCCGGTCCGCACCTGGCTGAGCGACCTGCACCGCAACCTGCACCTCGGTGAGCCGGGCCGGTGGTACAGCGAGCTGGCCGCCTCCTGGCTGTGGGTCATCGCGCTGGCCGGTGTGGCGCTGTGGATCGCCGAATACCGGAAGAAGCGGCGCAGCCGCGGCCAGGGAAACCTGATGACCGTCGACCGCAAGGCCACGCGGCGTGCACGCACCCTGAACTGGCACGCCGTCACCGGCATGTGGATCGTGGTCGGTCTGCTGTTCCTGTCGGCGACCGGCCTGACCTGGTCGCGCTTCGCCGGCGAGAACGTCTCCGAACTGCGTTCGGCCCTGAACTGGACGCAGCCGACCGTGGACACCGCACTGACCCCGTCGACCGGCGATGACGACGACGGCGGCACGCACGGCGGGCACGACCACGGCGGGCACGACCACGGCGGCGCGGCGCCGACCGGATCCGCCGGGATCGCGGCCGACAACCCCGGCTACGCCGACACCGCGCTCGCCCTGGCGCGCTCGGCCGGGGTCGGGCGCGCCGACGCCGTGCAGATCGCCATCCCCTCCGACACCGACACGGCCTTCACGGTGACCGAAGTCCGGGCGCCGTGGCAGTTCTCGCCGAACACCGCAGTGGTCGATCCCGCCGCCGACCGGGTGGTCGCGGTGAACTGGTTCGCCGACTGGCCGGTGGCCGCTCAGCTCGCCAGCCTGGGCATCGCGCTGCACATGGGCCTGCTGTTCGGGCTGCTCAATCAGCTCGTCCTGTTCGCGGTGGCGGTGGCCCTCATCGCCGTGATCGTCCTCGGCTACCGTATGTGGTGGCAGCGTCGACCCCGGTCATCGCATCGGCCGGGTCGGGCGCCCGCGCGGGGTGCACTTACCGACCTGCCCTGGCCGGTGATCGGGTCCGTCGCCGTGGTCGCCGTCGCCGTGGGCTGGTTCGTCCCGCTGCTGGGCTGGCCGCTGCTGGCGTTCTTGGTGATCGACGTCGCGATCGGGCTGTGGCGACGCGTCCGTGCGACCACGGACGCCGACGCCACTTAG
- the trhA gene encoding PAQR family membrane homeostasis protein TrhA: MTDTLARDAVDGRPRLRGVIHKYSAFIAAAVGIILIVGTARHRSGVDVASVCVYVLGITGLFTTSTVYHRVNWTNPRHRIAMKRADHSMIFVFIAASYTPFCMMGLDSPERWWVLGIVWVGAIGGVALKLIWPGSPRWLGVILYIVLGWVIVWVAPALLQNTGVAVFVLLAAGGVLYSVGGVFFALRWPEPWPATFGHHEVFHTCTAVAALLHYIAVWLVVLG; encoded by the coding sequence ATGACCGACACCCTCGCGCGCGACGCCGTCGACGGCAGGCCCCGGCTGCGCGGCGTCATCCACAAGTACTCGGCGTTCATCGCCGCGGCGGTGGGGATCATCCTGATCGTCGGCACCGCCAGGCACCGCAGCGGAGTCGACGTCGCCTCGGTGTGCGTCTACGTCCTCGGCATCACCGGTCTGTTCACCACCAGCACCGTCTACCACCGCGTGAACTGGACCAACCCGCGACATCGCATCGCGATGAAACGCGCCGATCACTCGATGATCTTCGTCTTCATCGCCGCCTCCTACACACCGTTCTGCATGATGGGCCTGGACTCCCCCGAACGCTGGTGGGTGCTCGGCATCGTGTGGGTGGGCGCGATCGGCGGGGTGGCTCTGAAGCTGATCTGGCCCGGCTCGCCGCGCTGGCTCGGCGTGATCCTGTACATCGTGCTCGGCTGGGTGATCGTCTGGGTGGCGCCGGCCCTGCTGCAGAACACCGGGGTCGCGGTCTTCGTGCTGCTCGCCGCCGGCGGCGTCCTGTACAGCGTCGGCGGGGTCTTCTTCGCCCTGCGCTGGCCCGAACCGTGGCCGGCCACGTTCGGTCACCACGAGGTGTTCCACACCTGCACCGCGGTGGCCGCGCTGCTGCACTACATCGCCGTCTGGTTGGTCGTACTCGGCTGA